A genomic region of Cannabis sativa cultivar Pink pepper isolate KNU-18-1 chromosome 1, ASM2916894v1, whole genome shotgun sequence contains the following coding sequences:
- the LOC133029430 gene encoding secreted RxLR effector protein 161-like, with translation MNNTNRANMPSRYGIRLSKEQSPTDPQEIEDMAKIPYASAVGSLMYAMLCTRPDICYAVGIVSRYQSNPGHEHWNAVKYILKYLKSTRNLVLVYKGGALNPIGYTDSDFQASLEDRKSTSGMVFSLGGGAVVWRSAKQTAISDSTMEVEYIAAAEAAKE, from the coding sequence atgaacaacaccaatagggcaaacatgccttctagatatggtattcgtctatctaaggaacagtctccgactgatcctcaagagatagaggacatggcgaaaattccctatgcctctgcagttggaagtctaatgtatgcaatgttatgcactagacctgacatatgctatgcagtgggaatcgtgagcaggtatcagtctaatccaggacatgaacattggaatgcagttaagtatattctgaaatacttgaagagtacaaggaatcttgtgttagtctacaagggtggtgctttgaatcccataggctacactgattcagatttccaggcaagtcttgaagacaggaaatctacatctgggatggtgtttagtcttgggggtggagcagtggtttggagaagtgctaaacaaaccgcgatatcggactcaactatggaagttgaatacatagcagcagccgaagctgctaaagaa